Proteins encoded together in one Cyanobium sp. WAJ14-Wanaka window:
- a CDS encoding alanine/ornithine racemase family PLP-dependent enzyme: protein MSPLRLEIDLGLLHHNASTLVDRLGRRGIAITGVSKATLGLPEIVQTWVAAGVGSIGESRIESIEALARLGLAVPLLLIRSPLLSQVDRVVAHAAISCNSEVKVLKALAAAAMRQGLRHGVLLMVELGDLREGLLVEELEEVVQLVLGLPSLELKGIGTNLGCQHGVAPDQANMAVLTGLANTLERRFQVQLPWCSGGNSANLPWLASGADLGRINHLRLGEALLLGREPLGRTPIPGMHTDAITLVAEVIEAKFKPVEPWGHRQHTSFSKQLSDPELGQLPCAELPLAHSPPAHRALLALGEQDVDPAGLTPAAGISILGASSDHLLVGCEGAPLQVGDEQRFQLSYSALLRAMTSPFVDRSFVGGPDPDGPAEW from the coding sequence TTGAGTCCATTGCGCCTCGAGATTGATCTCGGGCTGCTCCATCACAACGCCAGCACCTTGGTGGATCGGCTGGGCCGGCGCGGCATTGCCATAACCGGTGTCAGCAAGGCCACTTTGGGCCTGCCGGAGATTGTCCAGACCTGGGTGGCGGCGGGGGTGGGTTCGATCGGTGAATCGCGGATCGAGAGCATCGAAGCCCTGGCCCGTCTTGGGTTGGCGGTGCCATTGCTGCTGATTCGCTCGCCCCTGCTCAGCCAGGTGGATCGAGTAGTGGCCCATGCAGCGATCAGCTGCAATAGCGAGGTGAAGGTGCTGAAGGCCCTGGCGGCGGCGGCCATGCGCCAGGGGCTGCGCCATGGCGTGCTGCTGATGGTCGAACTTGGCGACCTACGCGAGGGGCTGCTGGTGGAGGAGCTCGAGGAGGTGGTCCAACTGGTGTTGGGGTTGCCCAGCCTGGAACTGAAGGGAATTGGCACCAACCTGGGCTGTCAGCACGGTGTAGCTCCTGATCAGGCCAACATGGCTGTCCTTACGGGCTTGGCCAACACCCTTGAGCGTCGCTTCCAGGTGCAGTTGCCCTGGTGTTCGGGGGGAAATTCAGCCAATTTGCCCTGGTTGGCTAGCGGTGCCGATTTGGGCCGGATCAACCATTTGCGACTGGGGGAGGCCCTGCTTTTGGGGCGAGAACCGCTTGGTCGCACGCCGATTCCAGGCATGCATACCGATGCCATCACCCTGGTGGCTGAGGTGATTGAAGCGAAATTCAAGCCCGTGGAGCCCTGGGGCCACCGCCAGCACACCAGCTTCTCTAAACAGCTTTCGGATCCTGAATTAGGCCAGCTCCCTTGCGCGGAGTTGCCTCTAGCCCATTCCCCTCCAGCCCACCGAGCCCTGTTGGCCCTAGGTGAACAGGATGTTGACCCGGCCGGCCTGACGCCCGCTGCGGGTATCTCAATCCTGGGGGCCTCCAGTGACCACCTGCTCGTGGGCTGTGAAGGAGCGCCCCTGCAGGTGGGCGATGAACAGCGTTTTCAACTCAGCTACAGCGCCCTACTGCGGGCGATGACCTCTCCGTTTGTGGATCGATCCTTTGTGGGGGGCCCAGACCCAGATGGGCCGGCAGAATGGTGA
- a CDS encoding cryptochrome/deoxyribodipyrimidine photo-lyase family protein, translated as MGPLQVVWFKRDLRTADHRPLVEASRRGAVLPLYVVEPDYWQQPDSSERQWQFCRESLLELRDCLARLGQPLVVRIGQVEQVLERAHRQFGIASLWSHEETGNGWTYARDLRVATWARHHSIEWQEIPQFGVSRRLASRQGWARRWEGRMAEDLVAPPPQLETLSGLEPGPIPSSQELALAPDPCPGRQLGGRSQGIGELQSFLAKRSRRYQSELSNPSTAVVSCSRLSPHLSWGTLSLREVVQQTRQRRAGLADATGDRYWSRSLQRFDERLHWHCHFIQKLESQPSLEFRELHPATAQLRSSEPERLTAWATGCTGLPFVDACMRSLIATGWLNFRMRAMLVSVASYQLWLPWQESGLHLARLFVDYEPGIHWSQCQMQSGTTGINSIRIYNPLKQGLDHDPQGQFIRRWIPELRQVPAVYLHRPWTMDLPTQERVGCLLGSSYPLPIVDWVEAAATARSKIWALRQQEGFSALASAIHQRHGSRRAGARSPGPRRSNSRSSSRSRAARLEAEGQLCLDLA; from the coding sequence ATGGGCCCCCTACAGGTTGTGTGGTTTAAGCGGGATCTGCGCACCGCAGACCATCGCCCCCTTGTGGAGGCGAGTCGGCGGGGTGCTGTGCTGCCCCTGTATGTGGTGGAGCCCGACTACTGGCAGCAGCCAGATAGCTCCGAGCGCCAATGGCAATTCTGCCGTGAAAGCCTGCTGGAGTTGCGCGATTGCCTGGCCCGCCTTGGTCAACCCCTGGTCGTGCGTATTGGCCAGGTCGAGCAGGTCTTGGAGCGGGCCCATCGCCAGTTTGGTATTGCCAGCCTGTGGAGTCATGAAGAAACCGGCAATGGTTGGACCTACGCCCGTGATCTGCGGGTGGCGACCTGGGCACGGCATCACTCGATCGAGTGGCAGGAAATTCCCCAGTTCGGTGTAAGTCGACGGCTGGCAAGCCGGCAGGGCTGGGCACGCCGTTGGGAGGGGCGCATGGCCGAGGATCTGGTTGCTCCGCCGCCCCAACTCGAGACCCTTTCCGGCCTGGAGCCAGGTCCGATACCGAGCTCCCAGGAGTTAGCCCTGGCGCCGGATCCATGTCCGGGTCGTCAGCTGGGCGGTCGCAGCCAGGGGATAGGGGAGCTGCAGAGTTTTTTGGCTAAACGCAGTCGCCGCTACCAATCTGAACTTTCAAACCCGAGCACGGCAGTGGTCAGTTGCTCGCGTCTTTCACCGCACCTCAGCTGGGGAACCCTTTCTTTGCGCGAGGTGGTGCAGCAGACCCGGCAGCGCCGCGCTGGCTTGGCAGATGCGACCGGGGACCGCTACTGGAGCCGCTCCCTACAGCGCTTTGACGAGCGCCTTCACTGGCATTGCCACTTCATTCAGAAGCTCGAAAGCCAGCCGAGCCTCGAATTCCGCGAGCTCCATCCCGCCACGGCCCAGCTCCGCAGCAGCGAACCAGAACGACTTACGGCCTGGGCAACCGGTTGCACTGGCCTGCCGTTTGTGGATGCCTGCATGCGCTCCCTAATTGCCACGGGCTGGCTCAATTTCCGAATGCGGGCAATGTTGGTTTCGGTGGCCAGCTACCAGCTGTGGCTCCCCTGGCAGGAGAGCGGCCTCCACCTGGCCCGGTTGTTTGTGGATTACGAGCCCGGAATCCACTGGAGCCAGTGTCAAATGCAATCAGGCACCACCGGCATCAATTCAATTCGCATCTACAACCCCCTCAAGCAGGGCCTCGACCACGATCCCCAGGGCCAGTTCATCCGTCGCTGGATACCCGAATTGCGCCAGGTGCCGGCTGTGTATCTCCATCGGCCTTGGACCATGGATCTGCCAACCCAGGAGCGGGTGGGCTGCCTGTTGGGCTCCAGCTACCCACTGCCGATCGTCGACTGGGTAGAAGCTGCAGCTACTGCCCGTAGCAAGATCTGGGCCCTGCGCCAGCAGGAGGGATTTTCGGCCTTGGCCAGTGCCATCCACCAACGCCATGGCTCCAGGCGTGCTGGTGCCAGGAGTCCTGGACCCAGGCGCTCCAATTCGCGCTCCAGTTCCCGCAGCAGAGCAGCCCGGTTGGAGGCCGAAGGTCAGCTATGCCTTGACCTGGCCTGA
- the aroB gene encoding 3-dehydroquinate synthase, with translation MGAAATIRSIEVELDANPYPIVIGTGSLDQLGERIIAQGIKPGTKVLLVTNPVVEQHYGARAMTSLEAVGLLASSLVIEAGEDQKTPATVALIHDAAFQQRLERGSLIVALGGGVVGDMAGFAAATWLRGIAVVQVPTTLLAMVDAAIGGKTGVNHPGGKNLIGAFHQPKLVLIDPSSLATLPVREFRAGMAEVIKYGVIGDKDLFTELEAVARANPQGGLASLGAVGPDLLQSLLERSAAAKAKVVAADEKEGGLRAILNYGHTLGHVVETLCGYGTYLHGEAVAIGMVAAGAVAQTMGLWSAADQARQIAVIAAAGLPAVFPDLASGEVLNCLQGDKKVKEGKRRFVLPTAIGKVEIRSDVESATILKAIGAPKA, from the coding sequence ATGGGCGCCGCAGCCACCATCCGCAGCATCGAGGTGGAGCTGGACGCCAACCCCTACCCGATCGTGATCGGCACGGGCAGCCTCGACCAGCTCGGCGAACGGATCATTGCCCAGGGCATCAAGCCAGGCACCAAGGTGTTGCTGGTCACCAACCCTGTGGTGGAACAGCACTACGGAGCCAGGGCCATGACAAGCCTAGAAGCCGTCGGCCTGCTGGCCAGCTCCCTGGTGATTGAGGCCGGAGAGGACCAAAAAACCCCGGCCACGGTGGCGCTGATCCACGATGCCGCCTTCCAGCAGCGGCTCGAGCGGGGTTCATTGATCGTGGCCCTTGGTGGCGGCGTGGTGGGTGACATGGCAGGTTTTGCTGCTGCCACCTGGCTACGGGGCATTGCCGTGGTGCAGGTGCCGACCACCCTGCTGGCGATGGTCGATGCGGCCATTGGTGGCAAAACCGGCGTCAACCATCCGGGCGGCAAAAATCTGATTGGCGCCTTTCACCAGCCCAAATTGGTGCTGATCGACCCGAGCAGCCTGGCCACCTTGCCGGTGCGGGAATTTCGAGCCGGCATGGCCGAGGTGATCAAATACGGCGTTATCGGCGACAAAGACCTATTTACGGAACTTGAGGCCGTTGCCAGGGCCAACCCCCAGGGCGGCTTGGCAAGCCTTGGGGCCGTGGGTCCCGACCTATTGCAAAGCCTGCTGGAGCGCTCAGCCGCAGCAAAGGCCAAGGTGGTAGCCGCCGATGAGAAGGAGGGCGGGCTCAGGGCAATCCTCAACTACGGCCACACCCTCGGCCATGTGGTGGAAACCCTCTGCGGCTATGGCACCTATCTGCACGGAGAGGCAGTTGCCATCGGGATGGTGGCCGCTGGGGCAGTGGCGCAGACCATGGGCCTCTGGAGCGCCGCCGACCAGGCCCGCCAGATAGCGGTGATTGCCGCGGCTGGCTTGCCAGCTGTCTTTCCGGACCTGGCCAGTGGGGAGGTGCTGAACTGCCTCCAGGGCGACAAAAAAGTGAAGGAGGGAAAGCGGCGCTTCGTGCTGCCCACCGCCATTGGCAAGGTAGAAATCCGCAGTGATGTGGAGTCGGCCACCATCCTCAAGGCGATTGGGGCACCAAAGGCCTAG
- a CDS encoding DUF429 domain-containing protein: protein MPRLLGVDGCRGGWLVVQTTPPGQISWAIHAEAEAFIDQGGPELPLVAIDMPIGLAEAGPRPCDRLARQRLGPRRSSVFPAPVRAVLGAADYPDACGRSQAACGQKLSKQAYYLLPKIEQLDRLLRADQGRLDRVHEVHPELAFAQWNGGEPMAGAKRTAGGRAQRLALVEQLFPGVPGAIRINFPRALLADDDILDALACLWSCRRIYEGTALALGGEIDGQGLPMRIQA, encoded by the coding sequence ATGCCGCGCTTGTTGGGCGTTGATGGCTGCCGCGGCGGCTGGCTGGTGGTGCAGACGACTCCCCCTGGCCAGATCAGCTGGGCTATTCACGCCGAAGCAGAAGCTTTTATCGACCAAGGTGGGCCTGAATTGCCCCTGGTGGCGATAGACATGCCGATCGGCCTGGCAGAGGCGGGGCCCCGACCCTGCGATCGCCTTGCCAGGCAGCGGCTGGGCCCTAGGCGCAGCAGTGTTTTCCCTGCTCCGGTGCGGGCCGTGCTGGGGGCTGCCGACTACCCGGATGCCTGCGGCCGCTCCCAGGCCGCCTGCGGCCAGAAATTGAGCAAGCAGGCCTACTACCTGCTGCCCAAAATTGAACAGCTGGATCGCCTACTGAGGGCAGACCAGGGCCGGCTTGATCGGGTGCATGAGGTGCATCCGGAGTTGGCATTTGCCCAATGGAATGGGGGCGAACCGATGGCTGGGGCCAAGCGCACCGCGGGGGGCAGGGCCCAACGGCTGGCCCTAGTGGAGCAGCTTTTCCCTGGGGTGCCAGGGGCTATTCGCATCAACTTCCCCCGGGCCCTCCTTGCCGACGACGACATCCTCGATGCCCTGGCCTGTCTTTGGAGCTGCCGCCGTATTTACGAGGGAACTGCCCTGGCCCTTGGCGGAGAGATCGATGGCCAAGGCCTGCCCATGCGAATCCAGGCCTAG
- a CDS encoding cytochrome P450 codes for MTGIIETLSFLRDPNFALSRFEHYGDVYGTTLLGQRTVFIRGDRAIQDLFAQGDAIEGWWPDSVRNLLGPLSLANRNGAEHKARRRVVGQLFTTAALRRYSPAIVKLVNELRQDLLAEANPVALVPKLRRFAFSVIASTVLGLNAVDREDLFVDFETWCQGLFSLPFALPGSAYSRALQARQRLLRRLLKLLGEAQEAAAKGSALASGGLDLLAGGLDEAGLSLGDEDVAEQLLLLLFAGYETTASSLSCLLLKLLEHPEELAWLQEELAELAWPPSEGEAVTAYDASRAPRLDAVLKEVMRLAPPVGGFFRKTLEPIVLADVLVPANRVVQVSISASHIHGNNEEDLGNFQPKRHYDRCSSATLLPFGGGERVCLGKALAELEIRLLAVGILKQLSLALEPEQDLTLRVIPSPSPKDGLLVRSGPRPS; via the coding sequence GTGACTGGAATAATCGAAACCCTCTCCTTCCTGCGTGATCCAAATTTCGCCCTTTCGCGCTTTGAGCACTACGGCGATGTCTATGGCACCACCCTTTTGGGGCAGCGCACAGTTTTCATTAGGGGAGATAGGGCCATCCAGGACCTCTTCGCCCAGGGCGATGCCATAGAGGGCTGGTGGCCAGACAGCGTGCGCAACCTGCTGGGCCCCCTATCCCTGGCAAATCGAAATGGGGCCGAGCACAAAGCCCGTCGTCGTGTTGTGGGGCAGCTATTTACTACAGCCGCTCTTAGGCGCTACAGCCCGGCAATCGTGAAACTGGTAAATGAACTCCGGCAAGATTTACTCGCCGAAGCAAATCCCGTGGCCCTGGTTCCAAAGCTGAGGCGATTTGCTTTCAGCGTGATTGCCAGCACGGTTTTAGGGCTCAATGCTGTTGATCGCGAAGACCTTTTCGTTGACTTCGAAACCTGGTGTCAGGGCCTTTTTTCCCTGCCATTTGCCCTGCCAGGTAGTGCCTACTCCCGTGCGCTTCAGGCTCGCCAACGGCTACTTAGAAGACTGTTGAAACTGCTGGGGGAGGCCCAGGAAGCCGCAGCGAAAGGATCTGCCCTCGCCAGCGGTGGGCTCGACCTACTTGCTGGCGGCCTGGATGAAGCTGGCCTCAGCCTGGGCGATGAAGACGTAGCAGAACAACTGCTATTGCTGCTATTTGCCGGCTACGAAACCACAGCTTCATCCCTTAGCTGTCTGCTGTTGAAGTTGCTGGAGCACCCTGAAGAGTTGGCTTGGCTTCAAGAGGAGCTGGCTGAATTGGCCTGGCCTCCGAGCGAAGGGGAGGCCGTAACGGCCTACGACGCAAGCCGAGCCCCAAGACTTGATGCCGTTTTGAAGGAAGTGATGAGGCTTGCCCCGCCCGTGGGCGGCTTCTTTCGCAAAACCCTGGAGCCAATTGTGTTGGCAGATGTGCTGGTCCCGGCCAACAGGGTGGTGCAGGTAAGCATCAGCGCCAGCCATATCCACGGCAACAACGAAGAAGATCTTGGAAACTTCCAGCCCAAGCGCCATTACGACCGATGCAGTTCAGCAACCCTGCTGCCCTTTGGAGGTGGCGAACGGGTCTGCCTTGGCAAGGCCCTGGCTGAGCTGGAAATTCGCCTACTTGCAGTAGGGATTCTCAAGCAGCTGAGCCTGGCATTGGAACCGGAACAGGACTTGACCCTCAGGGTTATTCCCAGCCCTTCTCCCAAGGATGGTCTGCTAGTGCGATCAGGCCCAAGGCCATCCTGA
- a CDS encoding 5-(carboxyamino)imidazole ribonucleotide synthase → MGAFLFSVKPSSAVHDSIGVVGGGQLALMLAMAGQQLGVAVHVQTPGAADPATAVASSVVLAALRDSSATRNLALRSGAITFENEWVDLDSLLLLQESGILFVPKLEALAPLVSKRSQRQLLDRLHLPTPRWFDLPADGVLPEGKTFPLMAKVSTGGYDGKGTEVLHSQQQLDALVAGVKPEEWILEDLVDFSMELSQLACRDHSGQVHCYPLVQTHQQQQVCDWVLTPAAVPHGAQAFARNIAASLLTALDYVGVLSVELFYGPGGMQVNEIAPRTHNSGHLTIEACQTSQFEQQVRIVARMAPGPVGLKLPGALMVNLLGFEHSQSDYAEKREQLACLPAASVHWYGKQGSSPGRKLGHVTLVLDGNSHDHRLEQAQQRLAQVRAIWPLPIEHPLAS, encoded by the coding sequence GTGGGTGCTTTTTTGTTTTCCGTGAAACCCAGCTCTGCTGTCCACGACTCCATTGGGGTAGTTGGGGGAGGTCAGTTGGCCTTGATGTTGGCCATGGCCGGCCAGCAATTGGGTGTGGCTGTGCATGTGCAGACCCCCGGGGCGGCAGATCCAGCCACGGCAGTGGCGAGTTCTGTTGTGTTGGCTGCCCTGAGGGACAGCTCAGCCACCCGCAACCTGGCGTTGCGCAGCGGCGCGATCACCTTTGAGAATGAGTGGGTAGACCTCGATTCCCTGCTGCTCCTCCAGGAATCGGGCATTCTCTTTGTGCCAAAGCTGGAGGCCCTGGCCCCCTTGGTAAGTAAGCGCAGTCAGCGGCAACTGCTGGATCGGTTGCATCTGCCCACTCCCCGCTGGTTTGACCTCCCTGCCGATGGCGTTTTGCCCGAGGGCAAGACATTCCCATTGATGGCCAAGGTTTCAACGGGTGGCTACGACGGCAAGGGCACGGAGGTTTTGCACAGTCAGCAGCAACTTGATGCCCTGGTGGCCGGCGTAAAACCCGAGGAGTGGATTTTGGAGGATCTGGTCGACTTCAGCATGGAGTTGTCCCAGTTGGCTTGCCGTGACCATTCCGGCCAGGTGCATTGCTATCCGTTGGTGCAAACCCACCAGCAGCAACAGGTTTGCGATTGGGTTCTGACCCCTGCGGCAGTGCCCCATGGGGCCCAGGCCTTTGCCCGCAACATTGCTGCCTCCCTACTCACCGCCCTCGACTACGTGGGAGTGCTGTCGGTGGAATTGTTCTATGGGCCTGGGGGAATGCAGGTGAATGAGATCGCCCCCCGCACCCACAATTCAGGCCATCTCACAATCGAGGCCTGCCAAACCAGCCAGTTTGAGCAGCAGGTCCGAATTGTGGCGCGTATGGCCCCAGGTCCCGTGGGCCTGAAGCTGCCCGGAGCCCTGATGGTCAACCTGCTGGGCTTTGAGCATTCCCAATCGGATTACGCCGAGAAGAGAGAGCAATTGGCCTGTTTGCCAGCTGCCTCTGTGCACTGGTATGGAAAGCAGGGATCCAGCCCCGGCCGAAAACTTGGCCATGTGACCTTGGTGCTCGATGGCAATTCGCACGACCACAGACTGGAGCAGGCCCAGCAGCGGCTAGCCCAGGTGCGGGCGATTTGGCCCCTGCCTATTGAGCACCCCTTGGCCTCCTGA
- a CDS encoding peroxiredoxin-like family protein, whose amino-acid sequence MGPGRRRLVLLLPQLGDFDSIEYAQVLVPVLPKLESAGISVLAIGIGQAAGAERFCEFTGFPRDRLLVDAEPQLHRDLGLYPGLGQIGGPWPNLLLMCAGIGSPGTLAEVLRGYTGDRQAPQRIADDETIHAGPLPPIKGSFFARAGGTGFQRPFELATVRLRNMAEVVGHWRTYVPCDDFLTQRGGTFLLDADDSVLYSYLDKGILGFSETMARPLSFLDPFLG is encoded by the coding sequence ATGGGGCCTGGGCGGCGCCGCCTAGTGCTACTTCTTCCCCAGCTGGGGGATTTTGACAGCATCGAATACGCCCAGGTCCTGGTGCCTGTGCTGCCGAAACTGGAGTCCGCCGGCATCTCCGTGTTGGCGATCGGTATCGGCCAGGCTGCCGGTGCCGAGCGGTTTTGCGAGTTCACTGGATTCCCCCGCGATCGACTGCTTGTCGACGCCGAACCCCAATTGCACCGTGACCTGGGGCTGTATCCGGGGTTGGGTCAGATCGGTGGACCCTGGCCAAACCTACTTTTGATGTGTGCCGGCATTGGCTCTCCCGGCACCTTGGCTGAGGTGTTGCGCGGTTATACGGGCGATCGCCAAGCCCCCCAGCGCATCGCCGACGATGAAACCATCCATGCCGGGCCCCTGCCGCCGATCAAGGGTTCGTTCTTTGCCCGGGCCGGAGGCACTGGCTTCCAGCGCCCCTTTGAGTTGGCCACCGTCAGGTTGCGCAACATGGCCGAGGTGGTGGGCCACTGGCGCACCTATGTGCCTTGCGACGACTTCCTAACCCAGCGGGGTGGCACCTTCCTGCTGGATGCAGACGACTCTGTTCTCTATAGCTACCTAGACAAGGGCATCCTTGGATTTTCCGAAACCATGGCCAGACCACTCAGCTTCCTGGATCCCTTTCTCGGCTGA
- a CDS encoding NAD-dependent epimerase/dehydratase family protein, with translation MRRPPELKDLRLFNGSIAQASCLRIAVLGTDGAVGKRTTATLLVQALQDHGIPALLVSTGQTGLIQGGRFGIALDAIPSQFCSGEVEAAVVEAYQSERPAVIVIEGQGALSHPAYLSSAFILRGSQPQAVILQHAPARRKLSDFPFLPVPSPASEIRLIEAFSPTRVIGLTLNHEGLDRAALTAAIALYEAELAIPVTDAISRGPERLVAMVLRAFPELAGACSVPV, from the coding sequence GTGCGGCGCCCCCCCGAGCTCAAGGATCTGAGGCTGTTCAATGGCTCCATCGCCCAGGCCAGTTGCCTGCGCATTGCCGTGCTGGGTACCGATGGCGCCGTTGGTAAACGCACAACCGCAACGCTGCTGGTGCAGGCCCTCCAGGACCATGGCATCCCAGCGCTGCTTGTCAGCACCGGCCAGACCGGCCTAATCCAGGGCGGCCGTTTCGGCATCGCCCTCGATGCGATTCCCTCCCAGTTCTGCTCAGGGGAGGTGGAGGCAGCGGTGGTCGAGGCATACCAGAGCGAGCGTCCCGCCGTGATCGTGATCGAGGGCCAGGGGGCCCTCAGCCACCCGGCCTACCTTTCGTCCGCTTTCATCCTGCGCGGCAGTCAGCCCCAAGCGGTGATCCTGCAGCATGCCCCGGCCCGGCGAAAACTCAGTGATTTCCCCTTCCTGCCGGTGCCCAGCCCGGCCAGTGAGATCCGCCTGATTGAGGCCTTTTCTCCCACCAGGGTGATCGGCCTGACCCTCAACCATGAGGGCCTGGATAGGGCTGCCCTAACCGCTGCAATCGCCCTCTATGAGGCAGAACTGGCCATCCCAGTGACCGATGCGATTAGCCGTGGACCCGAGCGCCTCGTGGCGATGGTGCTGCGCGCCTTTCCCGAACTGGCTGGTGCCTGCAGCGTGCCCGTTTGA
- a CDS encoding Rieske 2Fe-2S domain-containing protein, translating into MSWSEQWYPVAYEVDLDPTRPTAFTLLDQDLVLWCDRHGDSWQAFADVCPHRLVPLSEGRINGRGELECPYHGWSFDGMGACTTIPQQREPAEALPQRSCAKRFETRLAQGLLFVFAGPPEHADAVPLPLVPEVEAPGWVVQDIFRDLPMDALTLLENVLDVSHVPFTHHRTVGRRQNASPVEAELTSFGPEGFTAFWQEGPRRGALGSQHTTFVAPALMWHDLEAKGFARFLTVVYATPMRRGECRLFARFPFRFASPLPGLLLRLRPQWLQHLANHTILEDDQVFLHWQERALAERGGSASFARSCFLPTAADVYVRALHDWVNRYGGEPFPGQELPPRLGRDALMDRYQAHTLHCRVCSRALKRLRRIRPLLLAGCVAAAVAVGVLPSLVAQLAAGVGLLLLFGLWRQCGIWQQGLLRGDGHPPRNRPDPTDKRC; encoded by the coding sequence TTGAGCTGGAGCGAGCAGTGGTACCCGGTGGCCTACGAGGTCGACCTTGATCCGACCCGGCCTACGGCCTTCACCCTGTTGGACCAGGACCTGGTGCTCTGGTGTGATCGCCATGGCGATAGCTGGCAGGCCTTTGCCGATGTTTGCCCCCATCGCCTAGTGCCCCTAAGTGAGGGCCGCATCAATGGCAGGGGCGAATTGGAATGCCCGTATCACGGTTGGAGCTTCGATGGCATGGGGGCCTGTACAACCATTCCCCAGCAGCGGGAGCCGGCCGAAGCCCTTCCCCAACGCAGCTGTGCCAAGCGCTTTGAGACGCGACTGGCCCAGGGGTTGTTGTTTGTTTTTGCCGGGCCTCCCGAGCATGCCGATGCCGTGCCTTTGCCCTTGGTGCCGGAGGTGGAGGCACCGGGCTGGGTGGTGCAGGACATCTTCCGTGATCTGCCGATGGATGCCCTGACCCTCCTTGAAAACGTGCTCGATGTGAGCCATGTCCCCTTCACCCACCACCGCACCGTGGGACGCCGCCAGAACGCTTCACCGGTGGAGGCGGAATTGACCAGCTTTGGGCCTGAGGGGTTTACGGCCTTTTGGCAGGAGGGGCCCCGCCGGGGTGCCCTTGGCAGCCAACACACCACCTTTGTGGCGCCAGCGCTGATGTGGCACGACCTGGAGGCCAAGGGATTTGCCCGCTTCCTGACGGTGGTTTACGCCACGCCGATGCGCCGGGGGGAATGCCGACTGTTTGCCAGGTTCCCCTTTCGCTTCGCCTCACCCCTGCCTGGCCTGCTGCTGCGCCTGCGGCCCCAGTGGCTCCAGCACCTTGCCAACCACACAATCCTCGAAGACGACCAGGTCTTCCTGCACTGGCAGGAAAGGGCCTTGGCGGAGCGGGGCGGCAGTGCCAGCTTTGCCCGCTCCTGCTTCCTGCCCACGGCGGCCGATGTCTACGTTCGGGCCCTGCACGACTGGGTGAATCGCTACGGGGGCGAACCTTTCCCCGGCCAAGAGCTGCCGCCGCGCCTGGGCCGTGACGCCCTGATGGACCGCTACCAGGCCCATACCCTCCACTGCCGGGTCTGCTCCAGGGCCCTCAAGCGGTTGCGCCGGATCCGCCCCCTGCTGCTGGCTGGTTGCGTGGCTGCAGCTGTGGCCGTTGGCGTCTTACCCAGCTTGGTGGCCCAGCTTGCTGCTGGGGTGGGGCTGCTTCTCCTATTTGGACTGTGGCGGCAATGCGGCATCTGGCAGCAGGGCCTACTCAGGGGAGATGGCCATCCCCCTCGAAACCGCCCAGATCCAACGGATAAGCGCTGCTGA
- a CDS encoding carbohydrate ABC transporter permease: MASRTQSATAWGFLGPAIVLLAISVLIPALMALLMSFTQTGLDVSEPLKFVGLANFQRLLGDPMFFRVVGTTLLYLFGVVPPVVVGALVLAVLVNRKLPAIHWFRAAFYTPVLVSIVVAAIAFRWLYAENGLINGWLAALLGDQFSPIGFLTSPALALPAVMFVTLWKGLGYFMVIFLAGLQGISPDLYEAAALDGSEGWRKHLDITLPLLRPYITLVAVISAIAATKVFEEVYLMTQGGPADSTRTLVYYVYDQAFSELEISYACTVGLALFLIVLLLSLIRFAFAGDRGLT; encoded by the coding sequence ATGGCTTCCCGTACCCAATCAGCTACCGCCTGGGGCTTTTTAGGTCCAGCCATTGTGCTTTTGGCCATTTCGGTGCTGATCCCGGCGCTGATGGCCCTGTTGATGAGCTTTACCCAAACCGGGCTCGATGTGAGTGAGCCCCTCAAATTTGTGGGCCTTGCCAACTTCCAGCGGCTGCTGGGCGATCCGATGTTTTTTCGGGTGGTGGGCACCACCCTTCTCTATCTGTTTGGTGTGGTTCCGCCCGTGGTGGTTGGGGCCTTGGTGCTGGCGGTGCTGGTCAACCGCAAGTTGCCGGCAATCCACTGGTTTAGGGCCGCTTTTTATACCCCGGTGTTGGTCTCGATCGTGGTGGCGGCCATTGCCTTTCGCTGGCTCTACGCCGAAAACGGCTTGATCAATGGTTGGTTGGCGGCGCTTTTAGGGGATCAGTTCAGCCCCATTGGCTTCCTCACCTCGCCGGCCCTGGCCCTGCCGGCGGTGATGTTCGTGACCCTTTGGAAGGGCCTGGGCTATTTCATGGTGATCTTTTTGGCCGGTCTCCAGGGCATCTCCCCAGATCTCTACGAGGCTGCAGCGCTTGATGGCAGCGAGGGTTGGCGCAAGCACCTAGACATCACCCTGCCGCTGCTGCGGCCATACATCACCCTGGTGGCTGTTATTTCAGCGATTGCGGCCACCAAGGTTTTTGAGGAGGTTTACCTAATGACCCAGGGCGGACCGGCCGATTCCACCCGCACCTTGGTTTATTACGTCTACGACCAGGCCTTTTCCGAACTGGAGATCAGCTATGCCTGCACCGTTGGTTTGGCCTTGTTTTTGATAGTGCTGCTGCTGAGCCTGATTCGCTTTGCCTTCGCCGGTGATCGCGGCCTCACCTAG